In the Streptomyces sp. 3214.6 genome, CGTCGCCGACGACAGCTCGGGGGGCGCGCGCGATCCTGTGTTGGGCACCCGCCTCCACAGCCCTGCCCGGGCGCGGGGACCGGCGGTCGAGTGACCGCCGCACGACCGGGCAGGACCACCCTCATGACCAAGGGCCGCCGCTGGGCGGGCGGATCAGCGCAGTCCGGCGAAGAGGTCGTTCTCGGGCACCGCCGCGCCGGTGGTGTCCTGGACGCGTACGAAGGTCTCGACGCCCATCAACTCGGTGAACTTCGCCTGTCCCATCCTGAGGAAGAAGATGTTCTCGCCCTGGCTGGCATGCGCGGCCAGCGCATCGAACTTCTGGGCGCCGAACGCGGTGGTGTCCACCCAGGTGGTGATCTCCTCGTCGGGGAGCCCGATCTCGGCCAGCGCGGCGGCCTCGGCGGGATCCGGCTCCTGTGCTTCGCCGCCGAACTCGCGCATGACCTCCCCGAACCGCTGCATCATCGAGCGGGGCGCTGTCGTCCAGTACACCTTCGGTGTCGGCTCGGTCATCGCCAGCGCAGCCATTGTGATGCGGTTGGCCTGGATGTGATCGGGGTGGCCGTAGAAGCCGTTCTCGTCGTAGGTGACCACCACGTCGGGCCGGTAGCGCCGAAAGAGTTCCGCGAGTCGGGCAGCGCCCTCCTCCACGGGTGTCTGCCAGAAGGATCCGGGCGCGTCATTGGCCGGCCAGCCCATCATCCCGGAGTCGCCGTAGTCCAGCATCTCCAGATGACTGACCTTCAGGACGTCGCAGCTTGCCGCCAGTTCTTGACGCCGCATCCGGGCGACAGCCGCCGGATCGTGCCCGGGGTCACCCGGTTTGACACCCCCCGGTCCATCGCCGCAACCGCCGTCGGTACATGTCACGAGGACCGTGCGGATGCCCTCCGCCGCGTACCGGGCGAGGACGCCTCCCGTTCCGGTGGCCTCGTCGTCGGGGTGGGCGTGTACCGCCATGAGCGTCAAGGGCCGGTCGTTCATGAAAACAGTCCTCCTGTAGGAAAGGCCTCGGTCCGAGTCCGCGGCGGGCGTATGCCCGGTCGCCCCTCAGTATCAGATGCCGGACGACCGGGCATACCGCGGCCGCCGGTCTCTCGGCCGGTGCAACAGCGCCGGCCGGACCCGCTGTTCCCGCCGCCCACCGGAACGCCCCCGGCCCTTGTGGGTCGAGGGCGGCATCGGGCAGCATCCGACGACCGGCTTGGCCTTCCTCCTACTCGTTGCGTGCCGCTTCGGGGCCCGTGATCCGTCTGAGCAGCGGCATCGTGGATGCGATGACCCCCAGCGAGGCGACCAGCCCGGTGAGCACGATCGCGTAGTACTGGATCCCCGGTGCCCGGATCGAGTAGTCGAACTGTGCCTGGACGAACAGCTGGGCGGCCAGGAAGCCCATCCCGATCGCCACCACCGCGACCACCAGGAGCGGGACCGCGCTTTCCAGCAGTACGACCCTTCGCAGCACTCCGAGCTGTGTGCCGGTCAGCCGCAGCAGGCTGAAGGGGCGCTTGCGGTCGCGCAGACCCCCGGCCACGCTCACGGCCAGGCTGCAGCCGGCGATGGGGAAACTGACCAGGATGACCACGTTGGCCAGTTGCTGGTATCCGGCGAGTTGTGCGCCGCTTTGGGCATGGTCCTCGCGGACGGTCAACGGCATGTCGCGGTCGGGATACGTGTTCGCGAGGATGGTGCGCGCACGTTCGATCGCCGACGTCGACCCGTCGGTGGCCACGACGATCTCCTGGACCGGGAGCCGGGCGAGGCGCTGGGCGGAGATGTCGGCGGCGGGCCATGCCGAAGGCCAGTGCATCCAGTGGTACGTGCCGAAGCTGCCGTAGTTCTGGGCGACCGACGCCGCCTGGGCTCCGGGGGTGCATGCGCTGTTGGCCGGCATCCTCGCAAGCTCCGTGCACGAGGCCAGGCCGGCGACCGGCGGAGTCCCGACGCCGGGTCGACCGTGAATGGTGGGGTCGGTGGTGCCGAGCGGGTTCGTGTGGATCATCAGCACGCCTTTGACGCCCGGTACGGAGTTCAGGTCGCCGACCGCGGCCTTCGGGAGCGGGGGCACGTTGCCGATCTGACGTCCGGTAGCGGGGTCGAAGTCCCGGGCGTAGTTGGCGTCCAGGGCGCCGGCGACCGCTCGGCCGGTCTGCGGGATGCTGCGCTCGGCGTTGAGCGCGCCGATGATCCCGACGGCCGCGCTGGTGACGCACAGGGCGAGGACCAGCCCGCTGACCGCGCGGAAGCCGGCCTTCGGGTCGTCCGCGAGCCGCCGGCCGGCGACGAGCAGCGCGGGCCGGCTGGTGAGCCGGGCCAGGACGCGGGCTCCGGCCATGGTCAGCCAGGGCCCGGCGATGACGAGGCCGGTCAGAACCAGCAGGATGCCCGGGACGAAGACCCAGATCTGGCCGTTGGTGCTCCTGGGAACCCGGCCGATGGTGTAGGAGAGTTCGGCGATACCGGCGGCCAGCGGGATCACCCGGTAGACGCGCGGCGGGCGCGGGGTGACGCGCCGGGTGACCCCGAGCGGGGAGACCTGCACGCGGCGCAGAGCGATCCGGGCCGCGATCGCGGCCCCCACGGGGACGGCGACGGCGACGTGAAGGATGTCGCTGGTCCGGAGCGTGAGGTCGCTGGTGAAGTAGGGCGTCTGCGTGAGGTCGACCGCCGCCAGTCGCGTACGGAACAGGAAGAAGAGGCCGAAGCCGACAGCTGTGCCGATGACCGCGGCGACCGTCGATTCGACGGCCGAGAGCATCGAGATCTGCCGCGGTGTGGCGCCCACCAGGCGCATCGCGGCGAAGCGCTGCTCGCGGCGGGCGGCGGCCAGCCGGCTGGCCGTGCCGATGAGGATGAGCACCGGGAAGATCAGGGCGGTGCCCGCGACGGAGAGGATGAGCTTGATGCCGCGGCTGTCGATGCCCGCCCTGACCGTGCAGTTCGTGCCATTGCAGCTGCTGGGGGTCGCGGTGGTGATCGAGGTGACCCGGGTGGCGTCGTGCCGCTTCCCGAGCTGGTCGGGGCTGTGGCCGATGACGATGACCAGGGAGTCGGGGCCCGGGAGTGCCGCCTTGCCGACCGTGCCGATCTCGTGGCCGGGATAGCGGTCGGCGAGTTCGGCGGCGGGCGTGGAGTGGAGGAGCTTGCCGAGGGCTGGTGAGGCGTAGAACTCGCCCGGTCCGGGAAGGCGCGAAAGGCCCGGCGGGACCGGGGAGTTGGGTCCGGTCGCGGCGACGTCGACGCGGCCGATGGTCTTGCCGTCGAAGTGGTCCGCCCTGAGCAGCCACCACAGCGGGTCCGTGTCCGCGTTCCCCGCCGACCGGCTGGACGCGCTCTGGCCGGTGCCGGTGTTGAGCCAGGCGTTGCGGCTGTTCTGGGTGGCGGTGGCGTTGATGGCCGCCAGGATGCTCAGCAGCAGGCCGACGCCGAGTGCGACGGCGGCCGTGATGACGGCGAGGCGGGCGGCAGCCTCTCTGCCGCCGCTCAGGGTGAGGCGCAGGCCGAGGCGGATCACGAGGCGAGCCGTCCGACGGACAGCGGTGTCACCTTGCCGTCGCGGACGATGACTTCCCGGTTCGCGAAGGCGGCCACCCGCGGCTCGTGGGTGACGAGGACGACGGTGGTGCCCTCCTCGCGCACGGAGGCGACCAGCAGGTCCATCACATGTTCGCCGGTGAGCGAGTCGAGCGACCCGGTCGGCTCGTCGGCGAACAGCACCTTGGGCCGGGAGACCAGGGCCCGGGCCAGGGCGACCCGCTGTGCCTGCCCGCCGGAGAGTTCACCGGACCGGCGTCTCTCGAGACCGTCCAGGCCGAGTCGCCCGAACCACGGCCTGGCCTCGGCCAGCGCGCTCGCCCTGCGGGACTTGGCGAGGAGCAGGGGCAGGGCGACGTTCTCCTCGGCGGTCAGCTCGGGGACGAGCTGACCGAACTGGAAGACGAAGCCGAAGCGGTCCCGGCGCAGCGCGCTGCGCTCGGGCTCGCGCCGGGTGTCGATACGGCGGCCGTCGAACCAGATCTCGCCGGAGTCGGGTACGAGGATCCCGGCCAGGCAGTGCAGCAGCGTGGACTTGCCGGAGCCGCTCGGCCCGGTGACGGCGAGGATCTCGCCGGCGCGGGCGGAGAGATTCGCACCCCGCAGCGCGGGCGTCTGCCCGAACGACAGGACGGCGTCCCGCGCTTCCACGAGGAAGTCTTCGTCCGCGCTCATGAGCGCACCTCCGCCGTCAGGGCGGCGAGCCGCGCCACGGTCTGGTCGATCCACCGCAGATCGGCTTCCAGGTGGTACACGCCGTGGTCGGCGAGCAGCGAGTCGATCGTGCTGCCGGTCCGGCGCAGTTCGGTCAGCTCCCGCATCCGCTCCATGTGGGAGGCACGCTGGACATCGAGGTACGCGCGCGGATCGCGCTCCAGCAGCAGCGCGATCACGACCTTGGTGAACAGCACCGTCTGCAGATGCGGTTCGCTCGCCACCGGCTCGGTCAGCCAGGTCTCCACCTCCGTGACCCCCAACTCGGTGATCACATAGCGCTTGCGGTCCGGCCCCGACCCGGGCTCGGTCTCACCGACCTCGACCTTCCCGTCGCGGGCGAGGCGGCTCAGGGTCGAGTAGACCTGCCCGGCGGGCAGCGGCTTCCCGCGGCCGAAGTACATGTCGTAGTCGCGCTTGAGGTCGTAGCCGTGGCTCGACTCGCGTTCGAGGAGTCCGAGGAGCGCCAGAGGGACAGTCATACCTCAGTATCTACACTCGGTATCTAGTCGACGTCAACAGGCGAACGGGCCGTACGTCCACCGCATTGGTACCGCGGTACCGGGCCCCGCACGGATTCGGTCCTGTGGTGCCGGGCCGGGACCGGGAAGCGCTCATAGCTTGGGCGCAGGGCCGGGCCGAGAGCTGGGCCCGATGTCCTTGGCGAGCTTCTTTCTCCTGGTGGGAGTACTTCCGTGGCCACCTTCCTGTACCGCCTGGGCCGGCTGGCCTTCCGGCGACGACGACTCTTCCTGATGGCGTGGATCGTGGTGCCGGCCGCCGTCGGCATCGGCGCCGGCAGTGTCTCCGGGACCACGACCGACGACTTCACCCTGCCCGGCACCCAGTCCCAGAAGGCCATCGACCTGCTGGGGAAGGAGTTCCCGCAGGCATCCGCCGGCGGAGCGACCGCACGGTTCGTCTTCGAGGCGCCCAAGGGGCAGAAACTGACCGACGCGGCCAACAAGAGCGAGATCGACGCCCTCGTCGGTGAGCTGAAGGCCGCTCCGCAGGTGGCGAAGGTGTCCGAGCCGTTCGCCGGCGGCCTGGTCAGCAAGGACGGCACGATCGCCTACGCCCAGGTCACGCGGAAATGGTCGGGCTCGTCGTCGCCGCATTCGTCCTCGTGATCACCTTCGGGTCGCTGCTCGCGGCCGGGCTGCCGCTGCTCACCGCGATCGCCAGGGTCGTGGCGGCGGTCTGCGGCATCACCATCGCGACCGAGTTCGTCCCCATGTCCTCCGCCTCCACGACGCAGCCGCCGCCTAGTCGTGCAGGCTGGGGCCTCCTCCCCAGTTGGAGCGCAGGCCGTCGGCGCCGGCCCGCTCCAGACGGCTGATGAACCAGCCGCCGCCACCGGGGTTCTGCTGCTGGCGCGCGGCGTACTCGTTGATCTGGTACGGGCGGGTGTTGGTCAGGCCCGCGGTGGCGAGGGTCGAGTTGGCGTTGCTGACGGCCGTGACGGGGTCGTGCGGGATGGCATGCGGCCAGGTTCTTGGACGGGGAACCAGTCGGGCGGAAATCCGTTTGCCCG is a window encoding:
- a CDS encoding PIG-L family deacetylase, whose amino-acid sequence is MNDRPLTLMAVHAHPDDEATGTGGVLARYAAEGIRTVLVTCTDGGCGDGPGGVKPGDPGHDPAAVARMRRQELAASCDVLKVSHLEMLDYGDSGMMGWPANDAPGSFWQTPVEEGAARLAELFRRYRPDVVVTYDENGFYGHPDHIQANRITMAALAMTEPTPKVYWTTAPRSMMQRFGEVMREFGGEAQEPDPAEAAALAEIGLPDEEITTWVDTTAFGAQKFDALAAHASQGENIFFLRMGQAKFTELMGVETFVRVQDTTGAAVPENDLFAGLR
- a CDS encoding FtsX-like permease family protein — translated: MIRLGLRLTLSGGREAAARLAVITAAVALGVGLLLSILAAINATATQNSRNAWLNTGTGQSASSRSAGNADTDPLWWLLRADHFDGKTIGRVDVAATGPNSPVPPGLSRLPGPGEFYASPALGKLLHSTPAAELADRYPGHEIGTVGKAALPGPDSLVIVIGHSPDQLGKRHDATRVTSITTATPSSCNGTNCTVRAGIDSRGIKLILSVAGTALIFPVLILIGTASRLAAARREQRFAAMRLVGATPRQISMLSAVESTVAAVIGTAVGFGLFFLFRTRLAAVDLTQTPYFTSDLTLRTSDILHVAVAVPVGAAIAARIALRRVQVSPLGVTRRVTPRPPRVYRVIPLAAGIAELSYTIGRVPRSTNGQIWVFVPGILLVLTGLVIAGPWLTMAGARVLARLTSRPALLVAGRRLADDPKAGFRAVSGLVLALCVTSAAVGIIGALNAERSIPQTGRAVAGALDANYARDFDPATGRQIGNVPPLPKAAVGDLNSVPGVKGVLMIHTNPLGTTDPTIHGRPGVGTPPVAGLASCTELARMPANSACTPGAQAASVAQNYGSFGTYHWMHWPSAWPAADISAQRLARLPVQEIVVATDGSTSAIERARTILANTYPDRDMPLTVREDHAQSGAQLAGYQQLANVVILVSFPIAGCSLAVSVAGGLRDRKRPFSLLRLTGTQLGVLRRVVLLESAVPLLVVAVVAIGMGFLAAQLFVQAQFDYSIRAPGIQYYAIVLTGLVASLGVIASTMPLLRRITGPEAARNE
- a CDS encoding ABC transporter ATP-binding protein yields the protein MSADEDFLVEARDAVLSFGQTPALRGANLSARAGEILAVTGPSGSGKSTLLHCLAGILVPDSGEIWFDGRRIDTRREPERSALRRDRFGFVFQFGQLVPELTAEENVALPLLLAKSRRASALAEARPWFGRLGLDGLERRRSGELSGGQAQRVALARALVSRPKVLFADEPTGSLDSLTGEHVMDLLVASVREEGTTVVLVTHEPRVAAFANREVIVRDGKVTPLSVGRLAS
- a CDS encoding PadR family transcriptional regulator — encoded protein: MTVPLALLGLLERESSHGYDLKRDYDMYFGRGKPLPAGQVYSTLSRLARDGKVEVGETEPGSGPDRKRYVITELGVTEVETWLTEPVASEPHLQTVLFTKVVIALLLERDPRAYLDVQRASHMERMRELTELRRTGSTIDSLLADHGVYHLEADLRWIDQTVARLAALTAEVRS
- a CDS encoding MMPL family transporter — translated: MATFLYRLGRLAFRRRRLFLMAWIVVPAAVGIGAGSVSGTTTDDFTLPGTQSQKAIDLLGKEFPQASAGGATARFVFEAPKGQKLTDAANKSEIDALVGELKAAPQVAKVSEPFAGGLVSKDGTIAYAQVTRKWSGSSSPHSSS
- a CDS encoding MMPL family transporter yields the protein MVGLVVAAFVLVITFGSLLAAGLPLLTAIARVVAAVCGITIATEFVPMSSASTTQPPPSRAGWGLLPSWSAGRRRRPAPDG